gggcggacacagtgcatcgggattgaggcccagaaataatttctgtggatattaggactgcccttgggcgggatcctggccatattgagatagcttcgtaatgggtgactctctcgctgattggctgtgtgtgtgacctcacaggccctatataagcccactgcaggcagcaactgccctctttaacctcctgctgttcaccctggctcaccagcctgggtggccaagccaagatgggtagccgaaagaggtaagggttttggtagtgaacacatgggtcttctgaccaggtgttcactagggaaccaacaagtcagggcatcagttaaggcattatgtgagtaggtataataaaggcttttaagattacacgtggttgttcttgagtgcgctaccggttattaagctatagattcaagagattgtggccagagacctttgaaggcctcagaggaggcgagccgggtagagctcacactgcagaggacagtggtcaaaggtactctggtgggtctaggacagactagtaattgtaactgccaagagagcacgttacaaatttcTACTTgtgaaaacaacagacctggaaaatagacctaggagagataatctgagtattattggactttctgaaaattatgatgaaaaaaaaagggcctagacactaattttcaggaaatcctcaaagagaactgtccagatgttatAAAAACAGGGTAAAATAGGCAATAagagaattcattgatcacctactgaaagagatcccaaaatcaaaactccaagaaatatcgtggctaaattccagaattatcagaccaagaGAAAAATACTATatgcagctagaaaaaaataattcaaataccgaggagccacaataaggattactcaggatctaccagcatccacattaaaggaccgaagggcttggaatctgatattctgaaaggctaagaaacttagtatgcagccaagaataacttattcagttaaaatgagcatttttttccagggaaaaagatggacattcaataaaaaattccacctatttctgatgaaaaaaacggaactaaacaaaaagtttgacctccaaatgtaggactcaagagaaacataaaaaggtaaaaagaaagcttgggaactatacttctgttatgacaatacataaagaatacacGTATAacttggttttactgttataatataaaaaagaagctagaggtagaaaggaaattgtacagaaaaagaataaagtggggttactacatctcatgaagaggcaaaagaaatctaatatatctgagggaaagaagggaggggaatgaatatagtgtgtatcttactttcatcagaattggcttaaagagaaaaatgacacaGACATtattttcacccaagaaaatgacaataatgagacaatgacataccaaaatgtgtgcagccaaagtggtaataaagggaaattttatatctctagaggcctacttgcataaaatagagaagagaaggtcaatgaattgggcttacaacttacaGAAGCtcgaaaaagagcaaattaaaacaccccaaacattaaacttgaaattctaaatttaaaagaagagattaataagattgaaagtaaaaaaaaaaaaaaaactattgaattaatgaaaaactaaaaactgGTTCtataaaaaaccaacaaatatagataaacccttggtaactttgattagaaaaaggaaagaggaaaatcaaatgattTATGAATGAAATGGGGGAACTTTCCactgatgaagaggaaattagagcaacaaataggagttactttgcccaactttatggatACATTTATTTGATAACTTgaatgaaatggataatttcattgggtatttacctttaaaaatatagcttgcccagattaacagaggaaaaagtaaattgattaaatagtcccagaaatagaacaagctattaagtccctaagaaaaaatctacaggaccagatggatttacatgtgaattctacaaaacatttaaaaaacaattaactccaatattatataaactatttgaaaaaatagggattgaaggagtcctaccaaattccttttatgacacagacatggtactgatacctaaaccaagtaggttgaaaacagagaaagaaaattatagaccaatttccctaatgaatattgatgcaaaaatcttaaataaaatattagcaaaaaattacagaaaatcatctccaggataatacaccatgaccaaggaggatttataccaaaatgcagggctggttcaatattgggaaaactattagcataattgaatatatcaataactaaattaacaaaaaaccatatgatcatctcaatagatgcaaaaaaaaaaagcacttgataaagtccaacatccattcctaataaaaacacttgagaggataGAAATAaacagacttttccttaaaataatcagtagcatctatttaaaaccatcagtaagcatcatatgtaatagggataaactggaaccattcccaataagatcaggagtgaaacaagcttacccactatcaccattactttcaattttctattagaaatgctagctttggcaataagagttgagaaagagattagagaaattaagagtaggtaatgaggaaaccaaattttcactctttgcagatgatatgatggtatacttagagaaccccagagattctactaaaaagctattagaaataatccacaactttagcaaactttcaggatacaaaataaacctatataaattatcagtattcttatatatcactaacaaagtccaacagttatagagaaattccatttaaagtaactgccaatagtataaaatatttgggaatctatctgccaagggaaaaacagaaactatatgagcaaaactacaaaacactttccacacaaataaagtcagatctaaccaattggaaaaatattaagtgcactTAGATAGGttgaacgaatataataaagatgacaatactacctaaacttgttaggattactaggtgagaactcaggttgtctggacagtgacaaggtgagaattcaggttgtctggacaattacaaggtgagaactcaggttgacttgatagaaggagcaagctcattggctgaagtggttcttcccagaagcccttgcattatcccacgcccattctctgggaggataaaagagacaacagtgggcctggaaagtcagtctgcctggagaaggataagagctggaggagattcagagccaggattcaaggagaagactctgcactacatctggcttgacgctgctctctgtaggaagggaagtcacttctctggacaagagttaacagcaactgcctggagacaacggtttgttacaggaagaagaatctgtctgagagatttgagtagacacagcagatctcttcccagagagcgatccggcagcttctggagacaacagcacactacataaactaatctatttatttagtgttataccaatcagactcccaaaaaactattttaatgacctagaaaaaaaaaatttatctggaaggacaaaagatcaagactttcaagggaaccaatggaaaaaaaaaaatcaaatgaaggtggtctaggtatccctgatctaaaactatattataaagcagcagtcaccaaaaccatttggtattggctaagaaatagactgcttgatcagaggaataggttaggttcacaggacaaaatagcgaataactttaataatctagtgtttgacaaacccaaagaccccagctttggggataagaattcactgtttgagaaaaactgctgggaaaattggaaattagtatggcagaaactaggcattgacacacacttaataccatacaccaagataagatcaaaatggattcatgatctagacataaagaatgagattataaataaattagaaggacataggatagtttacctctcagacctgtggaggacaAAGGAATTtgcaaccaaagaagaactagggatcattattgatcacaaaatagaaaattttgattatataaaattgaaaagcttttgtacaaacaaaactaatgcagacaagattagaagggaaacaataaactgggaaaacatttttacagctaacggttctgataaaggtttcatctccaaaatatatagagaattgactctaatttataagaaatcaagccattctcaaattaataaatggtcaaaggatatgaacagacaattttcagataaagaaatttaaactatttctagctatatgaaaagattctccaagtcattattaatcagagaaatgcaaattaagaataTCACTACACAtccctcagattggctaggatgacaggaaaagataatactgaatgttggagggaatgtgggaaaactggattactgatacattgttggtggaattgtgaatacatccagccattctggagagcaatttggaactatgttcaaaaaattatcaaactgtgcatatcccttgatccagcagtgttactactaggcttatatcccaaaaagatcttaaagaagggaaagggatttgtatgtgcaaaaatgtttgtggcagccttctttgtagtggctagaaactgagtGGCTTCCCATCAACTGGACAATGGATGGATaaactatagtatatgaatgttatagaatattatttttctataagaaatgaccagcaggaggatttcagaaaggcctggagagatttacataactGATGGAAAGtcaaatgatcaggaccaggagatcttaatatacttcaacaacaatactacatgatgatcaattcttatggacctggctctcttcaacaatgacataaaccaaatcagttccatttgttcaataattaatagaaccagttacacccaggaaaagaacgctgggaaatgagtatgaactattacatagcatttccaatccctgtTTTTGCCCACttgcattttttgatttccttctcaggttaatttaaccttatttcaaagtccaatttttcttgtgcagcaaaataactgtatggatatgtatatgtatattgtatttaacatatactttaaaatatttagcatgtattgataTACCTATCATCTGGGGGAGGAAGTAGGGggtaagaaggggaaaagttggaacagaaggttttacaagggtcaatgctgaaaaattacccatgcatatatcttgcaaataaaaagctattacaataattaaaaagaaaaaagaaaaagaaaaagaaccacaATGATGGAATTCACCCACATAAGAAGATTTGTAAAAGTTATTATTAACATAAGGAACCTGTcagtttctataaaaatgaaacagtggcAAAAAATTTCTGGACCAGattcagaagacttggattctaaTTATAGCTCTGCCACTAAATGAGTATGAGTAAAACATTTAACCTTTATGCAtttagtttaaattatttttaagattttttaatagCTCTAAAATTTTATGCTTTAAATTGTCTCAAAGTCCTTCTGTGGCAGTTAGATTCATAATTTATTTGATAAAAGGTCCCATTGCTTCTAATAATGATGCAAGGCAAttaataaagtttaaataaagACTAATTCTTCATAAGTTATTACCCAAGGAAATCATGTCCCCATAATTCTCCTGACTGTTACTTCTGTAGAGGTTCATTTCAGATGGCTCCAGATGCCTCCATTCATCTGAGGTTAGAGACAAAACTTTATCCTCCATCTTCAGCAACCCCTGAAACATAAGGAAATCCTCAATCAGTTTCTATTGTTTCATTGCTGAGATCTATTGAGAAtgctataaaggaaaaaagaacttagaaataATGGTCTAAGTATTTTATCAAAAAGCAGTATTTAGAAGGGAAGGGAGTATGACATAATCACATCACAAACCGTAAATATCTAGAGCAAGCATTTTTATCGAGATAATATATTGCAGATGACTTAGAAAAACAAAGTACTGCATTCATAAAAACTAGAGATATCAAGTAGGACAAAgaaaactagattaaaaaaaaaaaaccagaaacagATCTAAGTAAagaatttaacagaaaaaaatgtcataGAATTAGTAACAGTCCAGGGAAGATACTTAATCTTTTGATTAAGTATACAGATAAGGGTAGAGATatggacaaaagggaaaataacctCTTCTGCAATGCAgaatttaaagaatatataaaagataaatatcaactgaatatttaaaaaaactagtattgttcaatcattttcaatcaattctgacttttcatgagcctatttggagttttcttggggtagtttgccattttcttttccagatcattttaactgaaaactgagataaaacagggttcaatgacttgcccagggttcacacaagctactaagtatctgaggccacactTGAATTTGGAAAGATATCTCTTTCTGACTCCTGGCTTTCTATGACCTAGTAGCCTAAGGCTAGTTtagatataaattaaaagaaaaaaaaaaaaaacctatgtagGCAGCAGCATTTGGTTTAAAGTTTAAGAAAGATGATTACGAAATTTGGTCATCTATAGATTAAATATGAATGGGTCTTATATCAGGGTCAAAGAAGTTTATTGAACAGATTCTAGAATAAAGGGAGAAGACAAGCTCATATCAGGCAATAGCTATGGGGGCTCTGTGAAGACATGTGGGATTATAGCTCACCTGAAGCCTTGGAGTAGGAAGCACAACTGCTGTTTCTAGGTCTTTATAGCTCTCTTTGGGGAAGCAGGCAGGAACTTGGAGGGCTATGAAAAAAAGGAGTCTTGATTGAGAACAGGTCTGCCATGTGGCCTCCTTTCATTTTGGAAAGAggaatctttatatatattaaatatctacatCCATATGGTATGTTCAAATTGTAGAATATATCCCCAAAAGTCCGACTTTTATTCTTGTCATTCTTAAGGCctaaaacaaatacatataatttaatttactttattcACATTATATCCCTTGTGTATGGTGCTTTCTAGAAGTGGTCTTAAGAAGAGTGTGGAAGGAAAtcggagaaaaaaaaaggaagatgctTCCAAGAAGCTGCCACATAATCACAGACATGCAGTAGCAAATAATAATGATTACTTGCAATAATAAGATCACACCATCAATGCCTTAGAAAAGAAATATCCTAGAATGTTCATTTCTCAAGAAGTCTCTTCACCtatgggaggaggaaagagtgtTTCTACTACTACATGGAAAAGACATCCAGTGATTTCTACACTGAGCATAAGAGGAGAATTAGATTAAATTCATGGTAGTTAAATTGCACActtagaactaaaagaaaatcTGACTGTTTTTAGTACTATTATTGAGACTTAtaaaagaatactttttaaaaatattactacaATCTCAGCAGTACATCTCTGAAAGATACTCAGAGTAATTGACAATGAGTTTAAAAAGTTGTATTTGTAATTGTTGTCTCTATTACTCTTCATAAGAATATCTCAATCAAAAGGGGACTTCTTTTCAGTTTTTGAAGATCTCAGAGGATCCTAACACTCACCTCTTTCTTGGAAGGAGTGGAGTTCTTGAGATTCACATTTAAGTTTGGTCTCTAGAGGCTGGAGCTGTATACTCCACTGGGATTCCTGGGCTGAGCTCAGAGTCGTCATTTTATTCCAGAGCCCTTCCTTTGCCTGTATACTGGCTGGGACCTGGAGGCAAGCAATTAGGTACATTTTTGCTTCTGAGAGAATCACTGTGAGACCTAGAAATAACACCTAAGAAAAAAACAGCACTGGCATAAAATGAAACAGGAGGAGAGAGCCTCAAGTACACAATTAATTATAActttaatacaaaaataaataaaacaagttttTCTCAATCATTAAAGTAATATCCAAGCCTTTCAGGCTTGGAGATTACCCCTTTAACTGACTTATTCTCCCAGAAGGTTAATATAACTAGATTAGTATAAACCAGTATAGTAATTCTTCCTTTTACTGCTGTCCTGATTCATCAAACTCTTTTTCCAAATCTTCCAACAGGCGCACTGCCTCCTCTCCAGTCTCTGGTTGATGGTTCAGGACCCAAGACTGGAGCTCCTCAGGTAGGATACTCAGGAATTGTTCCAGCACTAGCATTTCCAGGATCTGTTCTTTTGTACAACTTTCTGGCCTCAGCCATAGACAGCAAAGCTCTCTGAGCTGACTCAGGGCCTCCCGGGGCCCAGGAGTATCTTGGTAGCAAAAATTCCTGAATCGATGCCTAGACATCTCCCAGTTAGAGGAATTGCTTCTGTGCAGATTAGGTTTCCGCACATAGCTgtgttcctcctcttcttccatcttcaCTACCAGAAGTCCTAACTGTTTTTTAGGAGTTTGATTGTCCAAGGCTGTAGCACCCTGTGATCCTGTTGCCATTCTGAATTGGAATAGTTCATTAGGGGACTCACTCCAGCTGGGATTTTTGATTTTTCAGGAAATTCCTGAAGGATGAGAAATTATTATAGAGTCATGAAAAAGTCAGCTAAAAGCTACTTTATATACATGTTCTTAGAGGGTAGATCAGCAATAAGGAATCCCTGAAAGTTGCATTACAGTTGAAAAGGACAACAAGGAATATGATACAGACTGGAGGAGGAATCATTGAACGATGGCACCTTTGTTATGGTTATgttgataagaaaaaaagcatagtAAAGCTGGAAACTGAGAAAGGCTGTTGTAATGTACCAGTTGTATATGTGATGTCTGGTATGAAtctaaaagttgtttttaatagATGTTAAGTTTGGAATAAGGATAGAGGAGAAAGTCAACAAATAGGAATTATGAACCAGAAAGCAGGAGCAGCATAACTTTATATGCTTAAGGCCAGGAATAAATCAAAAGAAGAGTTTTTGAAAAGAGCTGCCTTCAGCATCAATAAAAGGTAGACTTTGAAATGTATATAACTAAACTAGACACACTGCTTTAGGAagttctaatattttatatacgCCCTAAATTATGAGTAGTAATTTAAATCTTTTTCCCTAGTACAAGATGAATAAACATATGCCAGTAAGAACTTTTTATGAAGAGTTTAGAACCAAAAGGCGATATGACAAAAGGCTCTATATCTCATTGACCAGTTTCTATTTATAACGCAACCCCAGGAAAACGATTGAAGAAAAATACGGGAGAAACATTTGTCCAGAGCAAGAGAAAAGCTAACAGAAACGTTAAC
The Sminthopsis crassicaudata isolate SCR6 chromosome 4, ASM4859323v1, whole genome shotgun sequence genome window above contains:
- the LOC141541015 gene encoding zinc finger protein with KRAB and SCAN domains 4-like, coding for MATGSQGATALDNQTPKKQLGLLVVKMEEEEEHSYVRKPNLHRSNSSNWEMSRHRFRNFCYQDTPGPREALSQLRELCCLWLRPESCTKEQILEMLVLEQFLSILPEELQSWVLNHQPETGEEAVRLLEDLEKEFDESGQQVPASIQAKEGLWNKMTTLSSAQESQWSIQLQPLETKLKCESQELHSFQERALQVPACFPKESYKDLETAVVLPTPRLQGLLKMEDKVLSLTSDEWRHLEPSEMNLYRSNSQENYGDMISLDGELSMDITKSIQKEELLEEFHPFCHLSGEVPKGLEGGESGEQENRLEKKQRNSTGRRQYKCGECGKCFAQSSGLSKHRRIHTGEKPYECVACGKAFIGSSALVIHQRIHTGEKPYECEECGKAFSHSSDLIKHQRIHTGEKPYECDNCGKTFSQSCSLLEHHRIHTGEKPYQCSKCGKAFRRSSHLLRHQRIHIGNRFFHSPEHREAYEGKEVETQWGNIEGQELYKCVACEKNFTGTTSFVEHQRIHAGEKP